One window of Bacteroides sp. AN502(2024) genomic DNA carries:
- a CDS encoding metal ABC transporter solute-binding protein, Zn/Mn family, with the protein MKKQLKDMRTLLLLSTCLLMVACTGRSSQASNDDEAKPTLTVTLEPQRYFTEAIAGDKFNVVSMVPKGSSPETYDPVPQQLVSLGDSKAYFRIGYIGFEQTWMDRLMNNTPHIRVFDTSKGIDLILNNDDHDHDHVHGRNSHARHIHAVEPHVWNSTGNALIIAGNIYKALSQLDKANEAYYRNRYDSLCQRIQHTDSLIRRQLSAPEAAKAFMIYHPALSYFARDYGLHQISIEEGGKEPSPAHLKALIDLCKEEDVRVIFIQPEFDKRNAETIAQQTGTKVVPINPLSYDWEEEMLNVARALASGNERSHAYIEK; encoded by the coding sequence ATGAAAAAACAACTGAAAGATATGAGAACCCTTCTCCTCCTTAGCACCTGCCTCCTAATGGTAGCCTGCACAGGACGATCCTCCCAAGCAAGCAATGATGACGAAGCAAAACCAACGTTAACCGTCACCCTGGAACCGCAACGTTATTTCACGGAAGCTATTGCCGGAGATAAATTCAACGTAGTCAGCATGGTTCCCAAAGGCTCCAGCCCGGAAACTTATGATCCTGTCCCCCAACAACTGGTTTCTCTGGGAGACAGCAAAGCCTATTTCCGCATCGGATACATCGGTTTCGAACAGACCTGGATGGACCGTCTGATGAACAATACTCCCCATATCCGAGTATTCGACACCTCCAAAGGGATCGACCTCATACTCAATAACGATGATCACGATCACGACCACGTCCACGGACGTAACAGCCACGCAAGGCATATCCACGCTGTAGAGCCGCACGTATGGAATTCCACGGGTAATGCTTTAATCATTGCCGGGAACATCTACAAAGCCCTTAGCCAACTGGATAAAGCAAACGAAGCGTACTATAGGAACCGTTACGATTCACTCTGCCAACGCATCCAGCATACCGACAGTCTGATCCGCCGTCAACTCTCCGCTCCCGAAGCAGCCAAAGCCTTCATGATTTATCATCCGGCCCTCTCCTACTTCGCCCGCGACTACGGATTGCATCAGATTTCTATCGAAGAGGGTGGCAAAGAGCCTTCTCCCGCCCATCTGAAAGCTCTGATAGACCTCTGCAAAGAAGAAGATGTACGGGTAATATTCATCCAACCGGAATTTGACAAACGCAATGCGGAAACCATCGCGCAGCAAACCGGAACGAAAGTGGTCCCCATCAATCCGCTAAGCTACGATTGGGAAGAAGAGATGCTGAATGTAGCACGGGCACTGGCCTCCGGCAATGAAAGAAGCCATGCATACATAGAAAAATAA
- a CDS encoding metal ABC transporter ATP-binding protein, giving the protein MPYPIIEIKNLSAGYDGRTVLHDINLTVYERDFLGIIGPNGGGKTTLVKCILGLLKPTAGEIIFHTLSQEVQKERTPQMSQMSQKKQANANGRPSLGYLPQYSSIDRKFPISVEEVILSGLSIQKSLTSRFTSEQREKGRQIIARMGLEGLEHRSIGQLSGGQLQRALLGRAVISDPSVLILDEPSTYIDKRFEARLYELLAEINKECAIILVSHDIGTVLQQVKSIACVNETLDYHPDTGVTTEWLERNFNCPIELLGHGTLPHRVLGEHHHH; this is encoded by the coding sequence ATGCCATATCCTATCATCGAAATAAAGAATCTCTCCGCCGGATACGACGGACGCACAGTGTTGCATGATATCAACCTCACCGTTTACGAACGTGACTTTCTCGGTATCATCGGCCCTAACGGAGGGGGAAAGACAACACTCGTCAAATGCATTCTCGGACTGTTGAAACCCACCGCAGGCGAAATCATTTTCCACACCTTGTCTCAGGAGGTACAAAAAGAGCGGACACCGCAAATGTCACAAATGTCACAAAAGAAACAAGCGAACGCAAACGGACGCCCCTCGTTGGGGTATCTGCCGCAATACAGCAGCATAGACCGGAAGTTCCCCATTTCCGTGGAAGAAGTGATCCTGTCCGGATTGAGCATACAGAAGTCGCTCACCTCCCGATTCACTTCCGAACAGAGAGAGAAAGGCAGACAGATCATTGCCCGTATGGGGCTCGAAGGACTGGAACACCGATCCATCGGTCAGCTGAGCGGCGGGCAGTTACAACGCGCCCTCCTGGGACGTGCCGTCATTTCCGACCCCTCGGTGCTCATCCTCGATGAACCCAGCACGTACATCGACAAACGTTTTGAAGCGCGCCTTTACGAATTGCTGGCTGAAATCAATAAGGAGTGTGCCATCATTCTCGTCAGCCACGACATCGGCACTGTGCTGCAACAGGTGAAATCCATCGCTTGTGTCAATGAAACACTGGATTATCATCCGGACACGGGCGTCACTACCGAATGGCTGGAAAGGAACTTCAACTGCCCTATCGAGCTGCTCGGACACGGGACATTGCCTCATCGGGTTTTAGGGGAACATCATCACCACTGA